The following coding sequences lie in one Deltaproteobacteria bacterium genomic window:
- a CDS encoding Rieske (2Fe-2S) protein has translation MRDKYFGPPKFFTEREAPPGLTRRRALAGLGGWAAAGLCLGGAETLTGCFTPLTYRARRDGRRIRIPTEELARLRHADDLLVVHAEGLGPAIGVRRLEGGGLSALLLSCSHRGCALDSVPEGFDCPCHGSQFDASGAVRRGPAEAPLRRLPAQTDANGLWITVGS, from the coding sequence ATGCGTGATAAATATTTCGGTCCACCTAAATTTTTTACCGAGCGCGAGGCCCCTCCCGGACTGACACGCCGGCGCGCACTCGCCGGCCTCGGGGGCTGGGCAGCCGCGGGACTCTGCCTCGGCGGCGCGGAAACACTCACGGGATGCTTCACTCCCCTCACCTATCGCGCGCGGCGAGACGGGCGCCGCATCCGCATCCCCACCGAGGAGCTCGCCCGACTGCGCCACGCCGACGACCTCCTCGTGGTCCACGCCGAGGGCCTCGGGCCCGCCATCGGCGTGAGACGCCTGGAGGGTGGTGGCCTGAGCGCGCTGCTCCTCTCGTGCAGCCATCGAGGCTGCGCCCTCGACTCCGTCCCCGAGGGGTTCGACTGCCCCTGTCACGGCTCGCAGTTCGACGCGAGCGGGGCCGTGCGTCGAGGCCCGGCCGAGGCGCCCCTGCGCAGGTTGCCAGCGCAGACCGACGCGAATGGCCTCTGGATCACGGTGGGCTCATGA
- a CDS encoding bifunctional folylpolyglutamate synthase/dihydrofolate synthase produces MTAPDAAWARYRAAARYLDDELIRPAPPELPASPTRRAWMEAFLDELGHPERGLPTIHVAATSGKGSVATMIAEVLRASGRRVGLHTSPYLQVATEKLWVDGRYATAEELHSLAEWIRPVATRWKRPEVPLHALASTACVLEHFRRRRVELAVIEAGVGGRDDVTNVVETLVAVVGSVGLDHQRVLGETVEAIAEHKAGIIRESCRAVVLDGAAVVPARRRAHEVSAALRVVRPDEARTTAPAEDELDGDGATLAFRGRRFRLDALRLGLRGAFQAQNAALALAALEELDLDGASIDEAAVRAGLAAARLPGRAELLPRGGPSPCPVLLDGAHNADKLRALESLLRAASSRRVHLVVGVLAGRALEEALRSLAARATTVVATEPRVFGKPAHPAQELARALGSGARAIADPTEAFAAAAAGAAPSDLLVVTGSLYLVGELRGLWYRPEQVLAERASWY; encoded by the coding sequence ATGACGGCGCCCGACGCCGCCTGGGCTCGATACCGCGCCGCAGCACGCTATCTGGACGACGAGCTGATCCGGCCGGCGCCCCCGGAGCTCCCCGCCTCCCCGACCCGTCGCGCCTGGATGGAGGCGTTTCTCGACGAGCTCGGTCATCCCGAGCGCGGCCTGCCCACCATTCACGTCGCGGCCACCTCGGGCAAGGGCTCCGTCGCCACGATGATCGCGGAGGTGCTCCGAGCCAGCGGTCGCCGCGTCGGCCTGCACACCTCCCCCTATTTGCAGGTCGCCACGGAGAAGCTCTGGGTCGACGGCCGCTACGCGACCGCCGAGGAGCTCCACTCCCTCGCGGAGTGGATTCGCCCCGTCGCGACGCGCTGGAAAAGACCCGAGGTCCCGCTACACGCCCTCGCGAGCACCGCGTGCGTGCTCGAGCACTTCCGTCGACGACGCGTGGAGCTCGCGGTGATCGAAGCCGGGGTGGGCGGACGCGACGACGTGACCAACGTGGTCGAGACCCTGGTGGCCGTCGTCGGCTCCGTCGGCCTCGACCACCAGCGGGTCCTCGGCGAAACCGTCGAGGCCATCGCGGAGCACAAGGCGGGCATCATCCGCGAGAGCTGCCGGGCCGTGGTGCTGGACGGTGCCGCGGTGGTCCCAGCGCGCCGGCGAGCTCACGAGGTCAGCGCCGCCCTTCGCGTAGTGAGGCCGGACGAGGCGCGCACGACCGCGCCGGCAGAGGACGAGCTCGACGGCGACGGCGCGACGCTGGCCTTCCGAGGACGACGCTTCCGGCTCGACGCGCTCCGCCTCGGCCTGCGCGGCGCCTTTCAGGCGCAGAACGCGGCCCTGGCCCTCGCCGCGCTGGAAGAGCTCGACCTCGACGGCGCCTCCATCGACGAGGCCGCCGTGCGCGCTGGGCTCGCCGCAGCCCGCCTACCGGGGCGCGCCGAGCTCCTCCCCCGGGGCGGTCCCAGCCCCTGCCCCGTGCTCCTCGACGGCGCGCATAACGCCGACAAGCTGCGCGCTCTCGAGTCCCTGCTGCGGGCTGCCTCGTCACGCCGGGTCCACCTCGTCGTGGGAGTCCTCGCGGGACGCGCCCTGGAGGAGGCGCTGCGCTCCCTCGCCGCCCGCGCCACGACGGTCGTGGCCACCGAACCCCGCGTCTTCGGCAAGCCCGCCCACCCGGCGCAAGAGCTCGCGCGCGCGCTGGGCTCCGGCGCCAGGGCGATCGCCGATCCGACGGAGGCCTTCGCCGCAGCCGCGGCCGGGGCCGCTCCGTCGGACCTTCTCGTGGTGACCGGGTCGCTCTATCTCGTGGGGGAGCTCAGGGGCCTGTGGTACCGCCCGGAGCAGGTGCTGGCCGAAAGAGCTAGCTGGTACTAG
- a CDS encoding D-glycerate dehydrogenase — MKPRVLVTHPLVEGGLSSLEPRCELLVAPGIATTEALGRALQEVDALICLLTVPVTDDVLAAAHRLRVVANYAVGYDNIDVAAATRRGIWVCNTPGVLTEATADLTWAALLAVTRRVVEGDRLVRSGQFVGWGPTLLLGTELSGKVLGILGFGAIGQAVARRAAGFGLTVLYAERPSLPSSFDLGGTFAHAAPFEELLSRSDILSIHAPLTPETRHLLDARALGRMKRTAYLINTGRGPVVDEVALARALAAGELAGAALDVYEREPALAGGLADLPNVVLLPHLGSATFETRRRMAELAAANVRAVLEGRVPPAAVNGAALAASCGPEPG, encoded by the coding sequence GTGAAGCCGAGGGTTCTCGTGACTCACCCCCTGGTCGAAGGGGGGTTGAGTTCGCTCGAGCCACGCTGCGAGCTTCTCGTCGCACCCGGCATCGCCACGACCGAGGCCCTCGGCCGCGCGCTACAGGAGGTGGACGCGCTCATCTGCCTCCTGACCGTGCCGGTGACCGACGACGTGCTCGCCGCCGCTCACCGCCTGAGAGTCGTCGCCAACTATGCCGTCGGCTACGACAACATCGACGTCGCCGCGGCCACGCGCCGGGGGATCTGGGTCTGCAACACCCCGGGGGTGCTGACCGAGGCCACGGCCGACCTGACCTGGGCCGCGCTGCTGGCCGTCACCCGACGCGTGGTCGAGGGAGATCGACTCGTGCGGTCAGGGCAATTCGTCGGCTGGGGGCCGACGCTGCTCCTCGGTACCGAGCTCTCTGGAAAGGTTCTCGGCATCCTCGGCTTCGGAGCCATCGGCCAGGCGGTCGCGCGCCGTGCGGCCGGCTTCGGGCTCACGGTCCTCTACGCGGAGCGTCCGAGCCTACCGTCCTCGTTCGATCTCGGCGGCACGTTCGCCCACGCCGCCCCCTTCGAGGAGCTCCTCTCACGGTCGGACATCCTCTCGATCCACGCGCCGCTGACGCCCGAGACCCGGCATCTGCTCGATGCCCGCGCCCTGGGACGAATGAAACGAACCGCTTACCTCATCAACACGGGACGGGGACCCGTGGTGGACGAGGTCGCGCTCGCACGCGCCCTCGCGGCGGGAGAACTCGCCGGTGCGGCCCTGGACGTCTACGAAAGAGAGCCCGCGCTAGCCGGCGGCCTGGCGGACCTACCCAACGTCGTCCTGCTGCCGCACCTTGGCAGCGCGACCTTCGAGACACGGCGCCGCATGGCCGAGCTCGCCGCAGCGAACGTGCGCGCGGTTCTCGAGGGACGGGTGCCCCCCGCCGCCGTCAACGGGGCCGCGCTCGCCGCTTCTTGCGGGCCGGAACCCGGCTAG
- a CDS encoding thiol oxidoreductase has translation MSTHHLTTSSRGLRSPPRPLLGLLLVGAAGCGALFTEAPDERESLDGPIPGLTGTQLASFSRGDEAFSETFSAETGLGPVFNQPSCNSCHLSDGKGHPATNLVRFGRGDPLSAARFDYLRHLGGPQLQDRAVPGYEAETLPSGVTGLSTRSGPVVAGIGLVEAIPEAEILAHADPEDRDGDGIRGVPNYVVPPAYIEPLDGQRPVDGRVLARFGRKATAVTLLQQTVGAYLNDMGLTTDFEPVDVYNPRVGGPSGDTVPDPEVPAPTVRDVVMYLRTLKPPPRRDEDDPTVQQGERVFRSVGCATCHVPSLRTGASPIAALSHRAVPLYSDLLLHDLGPALADNFPEGQATGRQWRTTPLWGLGLVRALLGGTPFYLHDGRTSSLEEAIRLHGGEAQAVRDRFVRLPEADRQALLRFLDSL, from the coding sequence ATGTCCACCCACCACCTCACGACCAGCTCACGCGGGTTGCGCAGCCCCCCCCGGCCTCTTCTCGGCCTGCTCCTCGTCGGTGCGGCGGGATGCGGCGCCCTCTTCACCGAGGCGCCCGACGAACGGGAGAGCCTGGACGGCCCCATCCCGGGTCTCACGGGCACTCAGCTCGCCTCCTTCTCGCGTGGCGACGAGGCGTTCAGCGAGACCTTCTCGGCAGAGACCGGCCTCGGGCCCGTCTTCAACCAGCCGTCGTGCAATAGCTGTCATCTCTCCGACGGAAAGGGCCACCCCGCGACGAACCTCGTCCGCTTCGGTCGCGGAGACCCGCTCTCGGCCGCGCGCTTCGACTACCTCAGGCACCTCGGGGGACCGCAGCTGCAGGACCGCGCCGTGCCGGGCTACGAAGCCGAGACACTCCCCTCGGGGGTCACGGGCCTGTCGACTCGCAGCGGCCCCGTGGTGGCCGGGATCGGCCTCGTCGAGGCGATCCCCGAGGCAGAGATCCTGGCGCACGCGGACCCGGAGGACCGCGACGGGGATGGCATCAGGGGCGTTCCCAACTACGTCGTGCCACCCGCGTACATCGAGCCTCTGGACGGTCAGCGCCCGGTGGATGGCAGAGTCCTCGCTCGCTTCGGACGCAAGGCCACCGCGGTCACGTTGCTGCAGCAGACCGTCGGCGCCTACCTGAACGACATGGGCCTCACCACCGACTTCGAGCCCGTGGACGTCTACAACCCTCGGGTCGGCGGACCGAGCGGGGACACGGTCCCCGATCCCGAGGTCCCGGCGCCCACGGTGCGCGACGTCGTGATGTACCTCCGGACCCTGAAGCCCCCGCCGCGGCGCGACGAGGACGACCCCACCGTGCAGCAGGGTGAGCGGGTCTTCCGCAGCGTCGGGTGCGCCACCTGCCACGTTCCGTCGTTAAGAACCGGCGCCAGCCCGATTGCCGCCCTCAGCCATCGCGCGGTGCCGCTCTACTCGGATCTGCTCTTGCACGACCTGGGGCCCGCCCTGGCGGACAACTTCCCCGAAGGACAGGCCACCGGCCGTCAATGGCGCACCACGCCGCTCTGGGGGCTGGGCCTCGTGCGTGCCCTTCTCGGCGGAACCCCGTTCTACCTGCACGACGGGCGCACCTCCAGCCTCGAGGAGGCCATTCGCCTGCACGGCGGCGAGGCCCAGGCCGTGCGTGATCGCTTCGTGCGCCTCCCCGAGGCCGACCGTCAGGCGCTGCTCCGCTTCCTCGATTCGCTATGA
- a CDS encoding metal-dependent transcriptional regulator, with the protein MGELAAEVSENYLKCIYQLSLDSSPVKTSRLAEALDLSPAAVTEMLKRLEEQKHVTYRPYRGVALTRRGRERALLVLRRHRLWEVFLYRVLGMPWPEVHEHAERLEHATDDLLANFLDEYLGRPSMDPHGHPIPGRDASIAEVERLRLTSLPAGSRASVVQCSNEDPALLAYLKGLGLVPGARLAVVAHAPFAGPLTLEVEGRSCVLGLEAARTLIVQRIDEAWQVEAPTGAAVGKVPSKSRSKGPARASRVPARKKRRARPR; encoded by the coding sequence ATGGGCGAGCTCGCAGCCGAGGTGTCGGAGAACTACCTGAAGTGCATCTACCAGCTGTCGCTCGACAGCTCCCCGGTGAAGACCTCGCGTCTGGCCGAGGCGCTCGACCTCAGTCCGGCCGCTGTGACCGAGATGCTCAAGCGGCTCGAGGAACAGAAGCACGTGACCTACCGTCCGTACCGCGGTGTGGCTCTCACGCGGCGGGGACGCGAGCGGGCGCTCCTCGTCTTGCGGCGGCACCGGCTGTGGGAGGTCTTTCTCTACCGGGTGCTGGGAATGCCCTGGCCCGAGGTGCACGAGCATGCCGAGCGGCTCGAGCACGCCACGGACGACCTCCTCGCCAATTTCCTCGACGAATACCTTGGACGGCCGAGCATGGATCCGCACGGGCACCCTATCCCCGGCCGAGACGCCTCGATCGCCGAGGTGGAGCGGCTCCGGCTCACGAGCCTTCCGGCGGGGAGCCGGGCCTCGGTGGTTCAGTGTTCGAACGAGGACCCGGCGCTGCTCGCGTACCTGAAGGGCCTCGGCCTCGTCCCGGGCGCGCGGCTGGCCGTGGTTGCGCACGCGCCCTTCGCAGGCCCCCTCACGCTGGAGGTGGAGGGTCGGAGCTGCGTGTTGGGACTCGAAGCGGCGCGCACGTTGATCGTGCAGCGCATCGACGAGGCGTGGCAGGTGGAGGCACCCACGGGGGCCGCGGTCGGGAAGGTGCCGTCGAAGTCGCGGTCGAAGGGACCGGCGAGAGCTAGCCGGGTTCCGGCCCGCAAGAAGCGGCGAGCGCGGCCCCGTTGA